The Acinetobacter calcoaceticus sequence AGTTAAGCTCATACTCCAACCCGCTGGACTATAGTTCGCACTCACTACATTAAAGTTCTTCGCCAAGGCTTGTTCATTACCTGACATCAGCTGCAAAAATAAAGTCGCTACAGAGCTATAAGGTGATTGATCAACTTGTATTTGGCTAAATGTACGCTGAGTTTTCTGTACTAGTTTGGTTGGGGTGACGATCAAATCTGCTTGCACTGGGCGTTTGATTTGCCATGCCACGCCATAAGATTTTGCAAATAATAAAGACCCGTTCGACACAAATGTTTTATTGAGTGACGGTAATTTTTTTTGCTGTTCAAAGTCCGCACGAACTGTAGGAGACTGCGACAATTGCTGAAAAATTTGCGTAATCTGTGTTGGTGCTGCATAGACCGCACTTAAACAGCTTATCCAAACAGCAGTACCCAAACCTAAAGTTTTGATAAATTTAGACATCATACGCCCCCTTCGGTTGAAACTCAGACCATGCATTTAAACGATCAAACAAAACCTGCGGCGATTGAAAGCACATTTCACGCGCTTCAATATTCACAGCTACTTGGGTGGTATAACCTTTGGTTAAGCGCTTCCCAGACTCAGCATCAAAAATCAGATAATCAATTTTCAAGCGGTTTTCCCATTCTTTTAAAAGGGCTCGAACCCGAATCTTTTGTTCAAACTCAATACCGTATGCATAGCGAACATGGCTTTCAATCACAGGCCATGCATAGCCTGATTCTTTCATCTGCATATAGTTGTAATGAAATTGATCGAGCAATTTACAGCGCGCAATCTCAAAATACTTTAAATAATGACCATGCCAAACCACATTCATGGTATCGACATCATGAAATGGAATTTCAATGATTACATCTGCATGCATTGGCTCACCTTATCCCATAAATTCTGGTTGATTAAACAATTCAAGTTGGTCTAAACGATCAACAATCTGTTGTAATTCGGTTTGTAATGGTCGGTCTTCTTCAACAAATGCAAAACTTTGTAAGGTCCATTGCATAAATGCCTGCAATGTCGGACTGAGCTGTGCTGTTAAACCTTTTAAATGAATCGCCTGCACACTAGCGCAGCAAAGGGCTGCAATCACTTGATGTGTTAAGGTAATTACACGGCTCGCATCACGTGCAGCAATGGTTCCCATGCTGACTTTGTCTTGGTTATGGCACTCGGTTGAACGTGAAAAAATCGACGCTGCCAACGTATTTTTTAAGGCTTCAGCAGTCCATGCCGACACCCCGATTTGCACAGCTTTAAAACCGTGATTGAGCGGTAAGCGTTCGGTCATTGCGCCCGTTAAATTACGTGGTAGACCATGATTCATTTTATGATCGACTAGCTGTGCAATCTGTCTATCCATCAAGTCAGCAATATTGGCAATCATAATTTTTAAGCTATCCATCCCCTGCGCAATGTGTCCACCGTAAAAATGACCGCCATGCAATACACGCATCCCCACTGGATCAATCAAGGGGTTGTCATTACTTGAGTTCAATTCATTTTCAATAAACTGACGCAACCATACTTTTGAATCTTCAAATACA is a genomic window containing:
- a CDS encoding LolA family protein gives rise to the protein MSKFIKTLGLGTAVWISCLSAVYAAPTQITQIFQQLSQSPTVRADFEQQKKLPSLNKTFVSNGSLLFAKSYGVAWQIKRPVQADLIVTPTKLVQKTQRTFSQIQVDQSPYSSVATLFLQLMSGNEQALAKNFNVVSANYSPAGWSMSLTPKSSLFKKLFVRVDAQGQQYVNQIVITEKANNLTTIRFSHQTSQPTTLTAAEHAIFQLAK
- a CDS encoding acyl-CoA thioesterase; translation: MHADVIIEIPFHDVDTMNVVWHGHYLKYFEIARCKLLDQFHYNYMQMKESGYAWPVIESHVRYAYGIEFEQKIRVRALLKEWENRLKIDYLIFDAESGKRLTKGYTTQVAVNIEAREMCFQSPQVLFDRLNAWSEFQPKGAYDV